The Sinorhizobium fredii genome contains the following window.
ATGCAGTAGGCAGCTGCCAGCGGACGGCGAATCGGCTAGAAAGGCCTCATGTTTCCCTCCTTCAAGCGCCGCCGCGGCAGTGAAACGCGCCCCGATATCACGCGTGACATCGAGGTGGCCGGCAAGCGTCTTCCCTTGACCATCCGCCAGAACGCACGCGCGACACGGATGACCTTGCGCATCGAGCCCGGCGGGCGCGCCCTGAAACTCACCGTTCCCGAAGGTCTGCCGGAGCGCGAGGTCAGCGCATTTCTCAGCCGCCATCAGGGCTGGCTGATGACCAAACTCGCGCGCTTCTCCGGCGAAAGCGAGCTCGAAGACGGCGGAACCATCTTCATCCGCGGCGTCGCCCATCGCATCGAGAGGACCGGCCGGATTCGCGGCCTTACAGAGCCCGTCATCGTCGACGATGAGGCGGTGTTGCGGGTCGGCGGCGCGGAGGAGCACCTGCGCCGGCGGATTGCCGACTACCTGAAGAAGGAGGCGCGCCTCGAATTGGAGCGCCTCGTCGCCGTCTATGCCGGCCGAATCGGCCGCCGCGTCCGGTCGTTGAGCCTCAAGGACACCCGCAGCCGCTGGGGCTCCTGCTCCGCCGAAGGTGACTTGAGCTTTTCCTGGCGCATTGCCATGGCGCCGCCGAAGGTGATCGCCTATCTCGCCGCCCACGAGGTCGCCCATCTTGAGGAGATGAACCACGGCCCCGATTTCTGGGCGCTGTGCGAAAGGCTCTGCGCGGATACCAACGAGGCCAGGCGCTGGCTGAAGCGCAACGGCACCATGCTGCACTCCATCGATTTCGGCTAAGTTCACGGTTGAGTTTGGCCGATGGTGACGAGAGACGGGGACTGGACGGTGCGGACAACCGCCGAAACTGAAGTAAGCCCGACTGAAAACGCCCGGCCAAAGTCTCTTAGGATGACGCGCTGCAGAGCAACGGTTTTGCTCGACTCGGACGGTATTTCGTGCAAGGTCGCTTGCCATGAAAACGGAAGTGAAAATATGTGGACTGAAGACCGCGGAGGCGGCGGAGCATGCCGTGGCGCTCGGGGCCACGCATATCGGCTTCATCTTCTTTCCCAAGAGTCCGCGCAACATCGAGCCTGACGACGCCGGCCGGGTGGCCGAACGTGTTCGCGGCCGCGCGAAGATCGTCGCCGTCACCGTGAATGCCGACAATGACGATCTCGACGAGATCGTGTCCGCGCTGAAGCCCGACATCCTGCAGCTTCACGGCTCCGAAGATCCGGACAGGGTTCTGACGATCAAGGCGATCTACGGCCTGCCGATCATGAAGGCGCTGTCGATCCGCGATGCCTCGGATCTCGAAAGGATCGATGCCTATGTCGGCATCGTCGATCGCTTCCTTCTCGATGCTAAGCCGCCGGCCGGGTCCGAACTACCCGGAGGCAATGGTGTCTCTTTCGACTGGAGGCTGCTCGACGCGCTTGACGGGAGCGTCGATTACATGCTTTCCGGTGGACTGAATGCGGAAAATATCGGCGAGGCTCTTGCGCTGACCGGCGCCAGCGCCGTCGATATATCCTCCGGGGTGGAGAGCGCCCCGGGTGTCAAGGATTTGAAGCTCATGGATGCATTTTTCGGCGGTGTCCGACGCGCCGAAGCCGTAGTGCCACGATCAGGGAGCAGGACGTGAATCAGCCGCTAAAACCGAACTCCTTCAGGGCTGGACCGGACGAGGACGGCCGGTTCGGTATTTTCGGCGGCCGTTTCGTCGCCGAGACTCTGATGCCGCTGATCCTCGACCTCCAGGACGAGTGGAACAAGGCCAAGAACGACGCGGCCTTCAAGGCCGAGCTCGATAGGCTCGGTGCTCACTATATCGGCCGGCCGAGCCCGCTCTATTTCGCCGAGCGCCTAACGGCTGAGCTCGGCGGCGCCAAGATCTATTTCAAGCGCGAGGAGCTGAACCACACCGGCTCGCACAAGATCAACAATTGCATAGGCCAGATCCTGCTCGCCAAGCGAATGGGCAAGACCCGCATCATCGCCGAGACCGGTGCCGGCCAGCACGGCGTCGCTTCGGCGACCGTCGCCGCCCGCTTCGGTCTTCCCTGCGTCGTCTACATGGGCGCCACCGACGTCGAGCGCCAGGCGCCGAACGTCTTTCGCATGAAGCTTCTCGGTGCCGAGGTGAAGCCCGTGACCGCCGGCAACGGCACGCTGAAGGACGCCATGAACGAGGCGCTGCGCGACTGGGTGACGAATGTCGACAGCACCTATTACCTGATCGGCACGGCCGCCGGCCCGCATCCCTATCCGGAGATGGTCCGCGACTTCCAGGCGGTCATCGGCCAGGAGGCGAAAGAGCAGATTCTTGCCGCCGAAGGCCGCTTGCCGGACCTCGTCATTGCGGCGGTCGGCGGCGGCTCGAACGCGATCGGCATCTTCCATCCCTTCCTCGATGACGAGGATGTTCGGATCGTCGGCGTCGAAGCGGGCGGCAAGGGACTTGATGGCGACGAGCACTGCGCCTCGATCACCGCCGGCTCGCCGGGCGTGCTGCACGGCAACCGCACCTATCTGCTGCAGGACGGCGACGGCCAGATCAAGGAAGGCCACTCCATCTCGGCGGGCCTCGATTATCCCGGCATCGGTCCGGAGCATGCCTGGCTCAACGATATCGGCCGGGTCGAATATGTGCCGATCATGGATCATGAAGCGCTCGAAGCCTTCCAGACGCTGACGCGGCTCGAAGGCATCATTCCGGCGCTCGAGCCATCGCATGCGCTGGCCGAGGTCATCAAGCGGGCGCCGACAATGGGCAAGGACGAGATCATCCTGATGAATCTCTCCGGTCGCGGCGACAAGGACATTTTCACCGTCGGCAAAATTCTGGGAATGGGGCAGTAACGAGTATGACCGCACGCATGGAGCAGAGGTTCGCCGACGTCGCGGCGGAAGGTCGCCCGGTCCTTGTCACCTATTTCATGGGCGGCGATCCCGATTTCGAAACGTCGCTGGCGATCATGCAGGCGCTGCCGAAGGCGGGCGCCGACGTGATCGAACTCGGCGTGCCCTTTTCCGATCCGATGGCCGACGGCCCGGCGATCCAGCTTGCTGGCCAGCGCGCGCTTAAAGCCGGGCAGACGCTTGCCAAGACGCTCGACCTCGCCCGCCGCTTCCGGACTGAGGATCAGCGCACCCCGATCGTGCTGATGGGCTATTACAATCCGATCTACATCTACGGCGTCGAGCGCTTCCTGGATGACGCCGTCGAGGCGGGTGTCGACGGGCTGATCGTCGTCGATCTGCCGCCGGAAATGGACGACGAGCTCTGCATCCCGGCGCTGAAGAAGGGCATCAGCTTCATCCGTCTGGCGACGCCAACGACCGACGACCGCCGTCTGCCCAAGGTTCTCGAAAACACCTCCGGTTTTGTCTATTACGTCTCGATGACCGGCATCACCGGTTCCTCTCTGCCGGATCCGTCGCTGATTGCCGGCGCGGTGGCGCGGATCAAGTCGCATACGAAGCTGCCCGTCTGCGTCGGCTTCGGCGTCAAGACCGCCGAGCATGCGCGGGTGATCGGCGCTTCCGCCGATGGTGTCGTGGTGGGGACGGCGATCGTCAACCAGATCGCCTCGAGCCTGACGGAAAGCGGTCAGGCTACCGACGCGACGGTGCCGGGTGTGGAAGCTTTGGTTCGAGGGCTTTCGGCCGGGGTGCGGGCGGCGCGCCTTGCGGCAGCCGAATAATCGCCCATATTGGCGCGCAGAAGCCGAAGGACATCTTCAGGAGTCTACTTAAGTGAACTGGATCACAAACTACGTTCGGCCGAAGATCAATTCGATGCTCGGCCGCAGGGAAGTTCCGGAGAACCTCTGGATCAAGTGCCCTGAAACCGGCGAGATGGTGTTCCATCGCGATCTCGAAGAGAACAAGTGGGTCATCCCGCAGTCTGGCCATCACATGAAGATGCCGGCAAAGGCCCGGCTGAAGGATCTCTTCGATGGCGGAATCTACGAAACCCTGCCGCAGCCGAAGGTGGCGCAGGATCCGCTGAAGTTCCGCGATTCGAAGAAATATCTCGACCGCCTGCGCGACAGCCGGGCCAAGACCGAGCTCGAGGACACGATCGTCGCCGGCCTCGGCCTCGTCCAGGGCGTCAAGCTGGTCGCCGTCGTCCATGAGTTCAACTTCATCGGCGGTTCGCTCGGCATGGCGGCCGGCGAGGCGATCATCAGGGCCTTCGAGAAGGCGATTGCCGAGAAGTGCCCGCTGGTGATGTTCCCGGCTTCCGGCGGCGCCCGCATGCAGGAAGGCATCCTGTCGCTGATGCAGCTTCCGCGCACCACGGTTGCGGTCAATCTGCTGAAGGAAGCGGGCCTACCCTATATCGTCGTGCTGACCAACCCCACCACCGGCGGTGTCACGGCATCCTATGCGATGCTGGGCGACATCCACCTGGCCGAACCGGGTGCGGAGATCGGCTTTGCCGGCAAGCGGGTGATCGAGCAGACGCTCCGCGAAAAGCTCCCGGATGGCTTCCAGACCTCGGAGTACCTCCTGGAGCACGGCATGGTCGATATGGTCGTCAAGCGCCACGACCTGCCGGCGACGCTTTCGCGCCTGCTGAAGATCCTGATGAAGAAGCCGGCGGAGGCCGCAAGGCGCGAGAGCGGCTCCCAGGTTTCGCCCTTGCCGCTCGCAGCCCGGGCCTAGGCCGCCGCACCAGCTCTGTTTGATTCTCTAGACTTGTGCGCCTTTCCGGGGCGCGCAAACGTTGCTGTAAATGTTTTGATTCGCTGCAATTCCGTTTAGGAATCATCTGGCAGCGTCAATTTTTTGAGGCAAGAACATGGCGGCGGCACAGGTCAGCGAGGCGGCGCAGGAGATTGAAAAACTTCTGGCTCTGCATCCCAAGGGATTCGACCTGTCGCTCGACAGAATCACGCGGCTGCTGGCCGCGCTTGGCAACCCGCAGGACCGCCTGCCGCCGATCATCCACGTCGCCGGCACCAACGGCAAAGGCTCCGTCACCGCGTTTTCGCGGGCGATCCTCGAGGCTGCAGGCCTCAGCGTCCATGTGCACACGTCGCCGCATCTGGTGAACTGGCACGAGAGATATCGGCTCGGCGTCAAGGGCGGCAAGGGTGCGCTCGTCAGCGACCCGGTGCTGGCCGATGCTGTCCGGCGCGTGGCGGAAGCCAATGCCGGCCAGAAGATCACCGTCTTCGAGATCCTGACGGCCGTCACCTTCTTGCTTTTCGCGGAGCATCCGGCCGATGTCGCGGTCATCGAGGTCGGCCTCGGCGGCCGCTTCGACGCGACGAATGTCATTGTCCGGCCGGCGGTCTCTGTCATCATGCCGATCTCGCTCGATCACCAGGCCTATCTCGGCGACCGGGTGGAACTGATCGCCGCCGAGAAGGCCGGAATCATGAAGCGCGGCTGCCCGGTGGTGATCGGCCATCAGGAAGAAGACGGCGTGCGCGAGGTGCTGGTCGAAACGGCCGAGCGGCTCGGCTGCCCGATGTCCGTCTACGGCCAGGATTTCATGGCGCATGAGGAATTCGGCAGGCTGATCTTTCAGGACGAGAACGGCCTTGCCGACCTGCCGCTGCCCCGCCTGCCGGGCCGGCATCAATATGCCAATGCGGCGGCGGCGATCCGCGCCGTCCGGGCGGCCGGTTTCGACGTGCCGGAGGCGGCGATCGAGAAGGGCCTGGCCGGGGTCGAATGGCCGGGCCGGCTGCAGCGTCTTGCCGGCGGCAAGCTCTCGCACTACGGGCCGCCGGCCGCCGAAATCTGGGTCGACGGCGGCCACAATCCCGGCGCCGGCCAGGTGATCGCCGAAGCCATGGCGACCTTCGAGGAGCGAGATCCGCGGCCGCTGTTCCTGATCATCGGCATGATCAACACCAAGGATCCCGTCGGCTACTTCAAGGCCTTCCTCGATCTCGCCGAACAGGTCTTCACCGTTCCGATCCACGGCTCGGATGCGGGGCTTGACCCGGTGGCGCTGGCCGCCGATGCGGCCTCAGCCGGTCTCGAGGTAAACGCCGCATCATCGGTCGCCGAAGCACTCGGGCTCATCGCCGAGCTCACCGAAGAGGACCCCGTGCCCCCGCGCATCCTGATCGGCGGTTCGCTCTACCTCGTCGGCGACGTGCTTTCGGAGAATGGCACGCCGCCGCGGTAATCGTCAGACTGCATTCGCCCCTCATCCCGCTGCCGCGACCTTCTCCCCGTTTTTGACGGGGAGAAGGGTTTTTGCCGCGCGCTCTCCGTCCCCTCGCCCCGCCTGCGGGGAGAGGGTTTGGGTGAGGGGCGATTGAAGGCGGTGCGTGTCGTCAGAAGGCAAGTAGAAAGCCCGGACATAGCCGGGCTTTTCATTATCAATCGTCAATCAATTCGCGGCTTAGACCGCGTTGGAAATCCACGAGCTGAGCGCGGTCTTCGGCGCGGCGCCGACCTTGATGTCGGCGACTTCGCCAGCCTTGAACATGGCGAGCGTCGGGATCGAGCGGACCCCGTATTGAGCGGCGAGTTCCGGGTTTTCATCGATATTGAGCTTGGCGACCTTGACCTTGCCGGCGAGCTCGGTGGCGATCTCTTCGAGGCTGGGGGCAATCATTTTGCACGGACCGCACCATTCGGCCCAGAAGTCGACGACGACCGGCTCGGCGGAATTCAGCACTTCTTTTTGAAAATTGGACGCATCGACTTTCACAGTTGCCATCGGCTGCTCCTTCGGAATGGCATTGTCCAGATATTGTGCCTCATGTGAGGCCTCGCCGCTGGATTTTCAATATCGTGTATCTCACTTTGTCGCGAGCTCTTCAAGGCTCCCGTCCAGCATTGGGTCGGGAAGCACCCACACGGCCGGGCCTTCGGTGAAGATCAGCACGCAACGGAATTGCTTGCCGGGATAGAGCGGCCTCAAGAGTTCGCGGTAGATTGCGAGCTGCCGCCGGTAGACGGTCGGAATTTCGGCGACCGAGGCCGGCACTTGGCGATTGGTCTTGTAATCGGCGATCGTCACGGTGTCGCCGGCAACCGCCAGGCGGTCGAGCCGGCCGGATACGGCGAATTCCTGACTGCCGAGCTTGAGCGTTCCCATGACGGAGACTTCTGCACGGCTCTGTTCGCCGAAGAGCGGCTGCAAATCCGGATGCTCGAGCACCTCGATCACGGCACGGCTAAGTGCCTGCCGCTCCGTATCCGGCCAGCGTGGCACGGCCCGGCTGAGGTAACGCTCCGCCGCGTCCCGGCGCTCGGCGCCGTCGATCGTCGGCAGCACCTGCAGCAGCCGATGCAGGATCGCACCGCGCAGCATTGAGAACTTCGGCGCTGTCTGTGCCGCAAAGAGAGCCGAGCCGACGATCGTCTCTTGCTCCGGATCGTCGATCGCCACGCTCGTTCCCGAAGGGGCGAGCGGTCGCGGCAGCCGGCGCTGCGGCGGCAAGGGGGTGAAGAGTGCCCGCGGCAGGCTGGATGCCGTCGCCGGAGGCTTGCTCTCCGAGTCCTCGCGTACCGGGACGGCGACCGGCACACGCGCTTCGCGCCAGGCATGGCCCGTCCATTCCTCGCCGCCGGCTGAAAAGACCATCGGCGTCGCCCGGCCCTTCGGATCATGCGCTAATGTGCCTTGAACCATCGCATGCCAGGTATCGAGGTTCTGCCGCTGGCCGCGATAGCCGCAGACGATCAGCCGGTCCGCCGCGCGCGTCATGCCGACATAGAGGAGGCGGCGATATTCTTCCTCGGCCAGGCGCTTCAGCCGCTCGTTGTCGGCGGCGATCAGCGAATTCGACGCCGAGCCGGGAGCGCGCCAGACGGGCACCCCGAGCATCGAGCCGTCCGCCTGGGGCTTCTCCAGGAAGCGGAGGTCCGAGACCTGCTGACGGACGAATGCTTCGCCGCCGCCGTCGACCAGAAAGACGACCGGTGCCTCGAGGCCCTTGGCGGCGTGCACGGTCATGACGCGAACCTCGTCGCGTTCCTTGTCCTGCTCGCGCTTGACCGTCGGCGCCTCGATCTCGAGCGTCGAGACGAAGGCCTGCAGGCCGGGCAGCCCGCTCCGCTCATGGTCGAGCGCAAAGGTCAGGAATTCGTCGAGGATATCGCTTACCTCGCTGCCAAGCCGCGCCAGGAAGGCGCGCCGGCCGCCATTGGCGCCGAGCACGCGGGCATAGAAGTCGTGCGGCAGCAGGTTGCGGGCAAGCTCGCCATAGCCGGCGAGCATCCGCACGACCCGATGATATCGGCTTGATTCCTCGGCGCCGAGCTGTTGCAGCCGTCGCCAGAGACTTTCGCCCTCGGCCCGGCGTGCCGCCAGTTCGAAGACATCGTCCTCGCCGAGATCGACGAGCGGGCTCTTCAGCAGCGCCGCGAGCGACAAATCGTCCTCGGGCAGCAGCACGAAACGGCCGAGCGCCAGGAGATCCTGGATGGCGATATGGTTGGTGAGCACGAGCCGGTCGGCGCCTGCGACCGGAATATTGCCGCGGCGCTTGAGTGCACGCGTCAGGGCATTGACGAAGGCGTCGCGCTTGCGCACCAGCACGATGACGTCGCCGGGTCGCATCGGGCGTCGGGCGCCCTTTTCGATCACCGTCTCCTTGCCGATCCAGTCCTCGAGCACGGCCGCGATGCGCCGGGCAAGAATGTTCACCGGAGCCCGCTCCGGCGTCGCATCGAAGGGCGCCGTCCAATCCTCTTCGGAGCTCACCGGCTCGGGCGCGATGATGTCCCAGATGTCGACGGCGCCGGGGTGTCCGATCCGGTTCGAGGCGTGCACGATCGCCTCGCTGCGGGCGCTCAAGCCCTTCGCATTGCCCGGATTGGCAAAGACCGTGTCGACGGCGGAAAGCACGTCGACCGTCGAACGGAAGGAGAGCTGCAGCCGGATGGGGCTGAAATACTTGCTTCCGGCGCGCACCCGCCGTTCGGTCTGGATGCTTTCGCGCGAGAATCGCTCGGGACGCGCGCCCTGGAAGGAGTAGATCGACTGCTTTTCGTCCCCGACCGCAAAGATCGTCCGCTCGTTGGCGCGCGCTGTTTCGCCGGCGAAGAAATCGGCGGCGAGCGCCTGGATGATTGTCCATTGGGCGGGGCTCGTGTCCTGGGCCTCGTCGATGAGAATGTGGTCGATGCCCTGGTCGAGCTTGTAATGGACCCAGGCGCCGACATCGCTGCGAGAAAGCAGCGCAGCCGTGCGGTTGATCAGGTCCTCGAAATCGAGTTGGCTGCGCCGCTTCTTGAGGTCTTCGTAGTCCCTGTTGAGCCGTTCGGCGAGGATCAGCGCCGCGCGCGTCGCCTCGTACATCCGGACGATGCTGAGCCGGTCGGCGCAGGTTGTGATGTGCTTGCGCGCCTCTTCGATGAGCGGCGCCAGTTCAGGCGCCTGCGCCAGCATTGCCTTGTTGAAGAAGGCCGAATCCGCCTTCGGCTTGCCGCCGCCGTTGAAAAACACGCCGAGAAGCCCGGCAAAGCGCTCCTCCGCATCGGCGGCCTCGCGGGCCGCCTTCAAGCCCTCTGCGATCTCCCCGGGTTTCACTCCGCCAAGGCTCAGCGCGAGCTCGATATAGCGCTGAAGCGCCGCGCCGTTGAGGCCGGCAAGCGGCCAGGCTCCGGCCATCACGCTCGCGGCC
Protein-coding sequences here:
- the addA gene encoding double-strand break repair helicase AddA; this encodes MRNEAFGPEERTPKAWLDWTTERQSLASDPARSAWVSANAGSGKTHVLTQRVIRLLLSGCRPSAILCLTYTKAAASEMSNRIFERLAEWATLDDAALEKRIETIEGTRPSLAKIEEARRLFAKALETPGGLKIQTIHAFSEALLHQFPLEANVAGHFSVLDDRAAAVLLSDARRALLTATAAEDEGELADAFATVLDLADDTGLEKLLEAIVANRAAIQAFLDNAAVKGGREKHLRAALGLASGETAASVMAGAWPLAGLNGAALQRYIELALSLGGVKPGEIAEGLKAAREAADAEERFAGLLGVFFNGGGKPKADSAFFNKAMLAQAPELAPLIEEARKHITTCADRLSIVRMYEATRAALILAERLNRDYEDLKKRRSQLDFEDLINRTAALLSRSDVGAWVHYKLDQGIDHILIDEAQDTSPAQWTIIQALAADFFAGETARANERTIFAVGDEKQSIYSFQGARPERFSRESIQTERRVRAGSKYFSPIRLQLSFRSTVDVLSAVDTVFANPGNAKGLSARSEAIVHASNRIGHPGAVDIWDIIAPEPVSSEEDWTAPFDATPERAPVNILARRIAAVLEDWIGKETVIEKGARRPMRPGDVIVLVRKRDAFVNALTRALKRRGNIPVAGADRLVLTNHIAIQDLLALGRFVLLPEDDLSLAALLKSPLVDLGEDDVFELAARRAEGESLWRRLQQLGAEESSRYHRVVRMLAGYGELARNLLPHDFYARVLGANGGRRAFLARLGSEVSDILDEFLTFALDHERSGLPGLQAFVSTLEIEAPTVKREQDKERDEVRVMTVHAAKGLEAPVVFLVDGGGEAFVRQQVSDLRFLEKPQADGSMLGVPVWRAPGSASNSLIAADNERLKRLAEEEYRRLLYVGMTRAADRLIVCGYRGQRQNLDTWHAMVQGTLAHDPKGRATPMVFSAGGEEWTGHAWREARVPVAVPVREDSESKPPATASSLPRALFTPLPPQRRLPRPLAPSGTSVAIDDPEQETIVGSALFAAQTAPKFSMLRGAILHRLLQVLPTIDGAERRDAAERYLSRAVPRWPDTERQALSRAVIEVLEHPDLQPLFGEQSRAEVSVMGTLKLGSQEFAVSGRLDRLAVAGDTVTIADYKTNRQVPASVAEIPTVYRRQLAIYRELLRPLYPGKQFRCVLIFTEGPAVWVLPDPMLDGSLEELATK
- the trxA gene encoding thioredoxin translates to MATVKVDASNFQKEVLNSAEPVVVDFWAEWCGPCKMIAPSLEEIATELAGKVKVAKLNIDENPELAAQYGVRSIPTLAMFKAGEVADIKVGAAPKTALSSWISNAV
- a CDS encoding bifunctional folylpolyglutamate synthase/dihydrofolate synthase, whose protein sequence is MAAAQVSEAAQEIEKLLALHPKGFDLSLDRITRLLAALGNPQDRLPPIIHVAGTNGKGSVTAFSRAILEAAGLSVHVHTSPHLVNWHERYRLGVKGGKGALVSDPVLADAVRRVAEANAGQKITVFEILTAVTFLLFAEHPADVAVIEVGLGGRFDATNVIVRPAVSVIMPISLDHQAYLGDRVELIAAEKAGIMKRGCPVVIGHQEEDGVREVLVETAERLGCPMSVYGQDFMAHEEFGRLIFQDENGLADLPLPRLPGRHQYANAAAAIRAVRAAGFDVPEAAIEKGLAGVEWPGRLQRLAGGKLSHYGPPAAEIWVDGGHNPGAGQVIAEAMATFEERDPRPLFLIIGMINTKDPVGYFKAFLDLAEQVFTVPIHGSDAGLDPVALAADAASAGLEVNAASSVAEALGLIAELTEEDPVPPRILIGGSLYLVGDVLSENGTPPR
- the accD gene encoding acetyl-CoA carboxylase, carboxyltransferase subunit beta translates to MNWITNYVRPKINSMLGRREVPENLWIKCPETGEMVFHRDLEENKWVIPQSGHHMKMPAKARLKDLFDGGIYETLPQPKVAQDPLKFRDSKKYLDRLRDSRAKTELEDTIVAGLGLVQGVKLVAVVHEFNFIGGSLGMAAGEAIIRAFEKAIAEKCPLVMFPASGGARMQEGILSLMQLPRTTVAVNLLKEAGLPYIVVLTNPTTGGVTASYAMLGDIHLAEPGAEIGFAGKRVIEQTLREKLPDGFQTSEYLLEHGMVDMVVKRHDLPATLSRLLKILMKKPAEAARRESGSQVSPLPLAARA
- a CDS encoding phosphoribosylanthranilate isomerase translates to MKTEVKICGLKTAEAAEHAVALGATHIGFIFFPKSPRNIEPDDAGRVAERVRGRAKIVAVTVNADNDDLDEIVSALKPDILQLHGSEDPDRVLTIKAIYGLPIMKALSIRDASDLERIDAYVGIVDRFLLDAKPPAGSELPGGNGVSFDWRLLDALDGSVDYMLSGGLNAENIGEALALTGASAVDISSGVESAPGVKDLKLMDAFFGGVRRAEAVVPRSGSRT
- a CDS encoding M48 family metallopeptidase, whose amino-acid sequence is MFPSFKRRRGSETRPDITRDIEVAGKRLPLTIRQNARATRMTLRIEPGGRALKLTVPEGLPEREVSAFLSRHQGWLMTKLARFSGESELEDGGTIFIRGVAHRIERTGRIRGLTEPVIVDDEAVLRVGGAEEHLRRRIADYLKKEARLELERLVAVYAGRIGRRVRSLSLKDTRSRWGSCSAEGDLSFSWRIAMAPPKVIAYLAAHEVAHLEEMNHGPDFWALCERLCADTNEARRWLKRNGTMLHSIDFG
- the trpB gene encoding tryptophan synthase subunit beta; this translates as MNQPLKPNSFRAGPDEDGRFGIFGGRFVAETLMPLILDLQDEWNKAKNDAAFKAELDRLGAHYIGRPSPLYFAERLTAELGGAKIYFKREELNHTGSHKINNCIGQILLAKRMGKTRIIAETGAGQHGVASATVAARFGLPCVVYMGATDVERQAPNVFRMKLLGAEVKPVTAGNGTLKDAMNEALRDWVTNVDSTYYLIGTAAGPHPYPEMVRDFQAVIGQEAKEQILAAEGRLPDLVIAAVGGGSNAIGIFHPFLDDEDVRIVGVEAGGKGLDGDEHCASITAGSPGVLHGNRTYLLQDGDGQIKEGHSISAGLDYPGIGPEHAWLNDIGRVEYVPIMDHEALEAFQTLTRLEGIIPALEPSHALAEVIKRAPTMGKDEIILMNLSGRGDKDIFTVGKILGMGQ
- the trpA gene encoding tryptophan synthase subunit alpha, yielding MTARMEQRFADVAAEGRPVLVTYFMGGDPDFETSLAIMQALPKAGADVIELGVPFSDPMADGPAIQLAGQRALKAGQTLAKTLDLARRFRTEDQRTPIVLMGYYNPIYIYGVERFLDDAVEAGVDGLIVVDLPPEMDDELCIPALKKGISFIRLATPTTDDRRLPKVLENTSGFVYYVSMTGITGSSLPDPSLIAGAVARIKSHTKLPVCVGFGVKTAEHARVIGASADGVVVGTAIVNQIASSLTESGQATDATVPGVEALVRGLSAGVRAARLAAAE